Genomic segment of Vicinamibacterales bacterium:
ACGATCGAGGATATCGACGCGGCGATGAAGCTCGGGTGCGGCCACCCGATGGGGCCGTTCACGCTGCTCGACTTCATCGGCATCGACACGACGTACTACATCGCGAACATCATGTTCGAGGAATTCCGCGAGCCACGCTTCGCGCCGCCGGCGATGATGAAACGCATGGTGGTGGCGGGCCGCACCGGGCGGAAGGGCGGGCGGGGGTTCTACCAATACTGACTGGTCCCAGGGACGCGGACGGCGGGTGGAGCCGAGCCTTCGAAGGTCCGCGGCGAGGCGACGAAGTGGGCTGCCGCCTGTTGTAGACTAGGACGATGCAGGATCTCATTCGACAGATGCTGGAGCAGCTTGGCGAGGATCCAGACCGTGAGGGCCTCGTGGACACGCCCAGGCGGGTCGAACTCTCGATGAAGTTCCTGACCAGCGGCTACGAGGCGGATGTCGACAAGGTGCTCAACAACGCGTTCTTCACGGTCGACTACAGCGAGATGGTGATCGTCAAGGACATCGACTTCTTCAGTCTTTGCGAGCACCACCTGCTCCCGTTCTTCGGCAAGTGCCACATCGCCTACATCCCCAGCGACAAGGTGATCGGTCTCAGCAAGATCCCGCGGCTCGTGGACGTCTTCAGCCGCCGACTGCAGGTGCAGGAGCGGCTGACGAATCAGATCGCGCAGACCATTGGAGAGAAGATCAAGCCGCTCGGCGTGGCCGTGGTGATGGAAGCGACGCACCTGTGCATGGCGATGCGCGGCGTCGAGAAGCAGCGGTCGTTCGCGGTCACGAGCGCGATGCTCGGGGCGTTCCGCAACAGTTCGCGGACCCGCATGGAGTTCCTGGAACTCATCAACCAGCGGAGTCCGTGGACCTCTTCCTCTCTGCCGACGACGAATTTTCGGACCGTTGAAGATTGACGCTCCGAGCGGGACAGGCGTCCCGCCTGTCCGGAGCACGGGCGGGACGCCCGTGCCACTCGCGACGCCAATGCCACTCGCGACGCCCGGGCCGCTCATCTGTTGACGTATACTTTCCGCATGACGCGCTCTGCGACGATCCTGCTGGTGCTGGTGCTCGCGGCGACAGGGGCCGTCGCCCAAACGCCCTCCGCGAGGAAGACCACGAAGAAACCGGCGACCACTGCCAAGACGACACCGTCGATGCCGCGGACCGTTGCGGCGCCGGCCAACGTCACGTGCCCGCACGTGCTCGGGACCGGCGTCGGAAGCAAGCTGCAGTTCTGCGATGTGCTGGCCGGACGAAGTCCCGCCGAGGGCGTGCTCGTCAATCTCCCGCCGCACAAGGGCATCCTGACCCTGTCGTTCGACCTGCACAACCGACACACCTACTCGGAGCAGTTGGTCAAGGCGGGCCGCGGCTACACGAGCTACACGGCGACGATTGGGGTGCTCACGCCGGACGGGACGCTTCTTGCCCGTGGCGTCGTGCGGAGCGAGTTTCGGTCGGCGAAGGACCTGCTCGACCGCATCGCGGGCGGGGCCGGTCCGGGCGGAGTGAAGGCCGTCGCGCCCACTGGGACCGAGCGGATTACCGTAGACGTTCCCGAGGATGTCACAAAGGTGAGCGTGCTTGGTGAGAAGCTCACGGCGGTGACGCTCGACACGACGGAGACCTACTCGGCTGCCCAGCGACCGATTGCCGTGGTCAGCAATCTGAACGTCGAATACCAGCCGGTGGCCAAGCCGCCGGTCAAGCGACCGGCCAAGCCGCCCGCCAAGAAGAAGCCGGCTGCAAAGAAGTAGGGACGCGGCGTGACGCGCCCCGAAGGCGCCTGAAAACACCAAGGGCGGAACCGACCGTTCGTCGGATCCGCCCTTGATCGTTTGAGGTGTGTCGTCCGCCCGGTCTACACGTTCGCCGGCGTTTGCGCCTGTTCGTCCTCGGTCTTCGGACGCTTCAGGCCGGCGATCTGGATGAGCGGTTCTGCCGGCTTCTCCTTCAGGATCTGCTCCCGGTACAGACGCTCCATCTTGGCGTGGTAGGCCGCATCCTGCACTTCCGTGCCCTTGTCCTTGCGGGCCTTGAGCTTCTCGTCACGCGCGGTCTTCGCGATACCGGCCTCGTCCAGGTCGGTCTGCGCGGCCGCCGCCACCGCTTCGGGATTGAGCGCCAGCGAGTGCTGCACGCTGTCGAGTTCCACGTGGTGGTTGCCGGCGTAGATGTGGTGCCGGCCGTGCTCCTCGTACCACTTGGTGACCGTGGCCGTCATGTGCATCTTCTCGATGATCTGGCGCCAGCCAATCCCCGTGTTGTAGGCGCAGAAGGAGATCTCGCCTTCCTGCGTGCCGTAGGGGATGATGCACATCTCGGTGCGGCGGAAGTCGTAGTTGAACAGATCCTGGAACCACATGCCGGCGATGAACAGGAAGTTCCAGCGGTCCGCGCGCCGCTTGGAGACGTCGTTCAGGCGCGTCTCGCCCGTCACCTGGCCGTAGTCGCGGCCGGTCGCGTTGAACGTCTTGTCGAACTTCTTCAACAGATCGCTCAGCTTGAAGTGCTTCGGCGCCATGAAGGGATCGTAGTTGCGCATCAGCGCCACCGCCATCCCCAACACCGACATGAACCGGCTGCGGGCGGCGTCGTTGACGAGCGCGATGTCCTTCGGCAGACGGTCGGCGTTCAGGAACGCCGTCACCGGAACCGCCTCGCGCGTCTCCTTGTCGATCATCAACGCCATGCCGGTGCCGCAGTTCGGGTGGCACCCGCACGACAGCGAGCCCCAGTCGTTGTCCGGGCCGTGGATGAGATCCGCCCAGTCGGAGAACGTGCCCATCAGCGAGATGGGGAACCAGTCGCGCAGCGGCTCGCCGAGGCCCGTCTGGTTCTTCACGTCATGAGCGAGATTGGCCAGCGTGTAGCGCTGCGCCGCGCGCCGCTCGGGCGTCACCTCCTCGTCGCGGCCGGTGAACGACACCGGCTGGAAGGAGAGGAAGGAGATCTTCTTCGGGTTGTCGCGCGCGAACTCGATGATGCGCCCCACCTGCTCGTTGTTCACGCCGTTGATCAGCGTGATGACGAGCACGATGTCCACGCCCGCCGCATGGAGGTTCTCGATCGCGCGGAGCTTGACGTCGAAGAGGTTCCCCACGTGCCGGTGCGAGTTCGGGGCGTTGCCGACGCCGTCGAACTGCAGGTAGACGTAGCGCAGGCCAGCCTCGGCCGCCTGGTGGCAGAACTCGGGGCTCTTCGCGAACTCGATGCCGTTGGTCGCC
This window contains:
- the folE gene encoding GTP cyclohydrolase I FolE translates to MQDLIRQMLEQLGEDPDREGLVDTPRRVELSMKFLTSGYEADVDKVLNNAFFTVDYSEMVIVKDIDFFSLCEHHLLPFFGKCHIAYIPSDKVIGLSKIPRLVDVFSRRLQVQERLTNQIAQTIGEKIKPLGVAVVMEATHLCMAMRGVEKQRSFAVTSAMLGAFRNSSRTRMEFLELINQRSPWTSSSLPTTNFRTVED
- a CDS encoding radical SAM protein; the encoded protein is MHAPIKYVEKGLSLAANGVWSVLQAAYRFKQNPSFTPRWSDQPLLKSYEKTKPVLGWPRETDSLCPMCVREARTEIIDGKKDVSILLTEKVGEIKATILERDGKILMVKDCPRHGHFEDVMSTDPAFYKHLEESFPGRDIRAHNDSKLHNHGSSTVLHGRGAVLTVDLTNRCNMMCDPCFTDANQVGFVHELGWAEIKTILDNAITVKPKRQMSVQFSGGEPTLSPFFLDAVRYCKQVGYNSVQAATNGIEFAKSPEFCHQAAEAGLRYVYLQFDGVGNAPNSHRHVGNLFDVKLRAIENLHAAGVDIVLVITLINGVNNEQVGRIIEFARDNPKKISFLSFQPVSFTGRDEEVTPERRAAQRYTLANLAHDVKNQTGLGEPLRDWFPISLMGTFSDWADLIHGPDNDWGSLSCGCHPNCGTGMALMIDKETREAVPVTAFLNADRLPKDIALVNDAARSRFMSVLGMAVALMRNYDPFMAPKHFKLSDLLKKFDKTFNATGRDYGQVTGETRLNDVSKRRADRWNFLFIAGMWFQDLFNYDFRRTEMCIIPYGTQEGEISFCAYNTGIGWRQIIEKMHMTATVTKWYEEHGRHHIYAGNHHVELDSVQHSLALNPEAVAAAAQTDLDEAGIAKTARDEKLKARKDKGTEVQDAAYHAKMERLYREQILKEKPAEPLIQIAGLKRPKTEDEQAQTPANV